The Neomonachus schauinslandi chromosome 4, ASM220157v2, whole genome shotgun sequence genome includes a region encoding these proteins:
- the PERM1 gene encoding PGC-1 and ERR-induced regulator in muscle protein 1 — protein sequence MENFQYSIQLSDQDWAEFSAATEECGLLQASLASGDELLSGDIDQGDSSGSSPPAPPPLLEGQPASRGRGCPGFKEEDKAATRSLVSRSWREPVLALGADQQTPSTSARSEALLSLRSDAAPLGQSLSLLGPVSSRDKMQRLLQGPAPQGPVPSPPGEPPQSSESPGCSTAPQKPPGTPPRSPSRKKRHAAGAKGGGCLSTPGSAPTQQGSLLLVEVRPKEGLGLAGSRGKGLSAGTAEQTAGTGQDELCPESAGAPAQVTRQGTDPDLSTMSEEGTNLLSMTPGAELHTVSTPAQETHPDISMAKSDAALSTPASKLQPDTPLFTPASKSRLDTDLPMVGPVVKQEVDLSTLVPPHLVSKAQSDVDVSTPAPIPQAGPDVVKVEVAPTAKPCLSPVVSPGGHREKPREEPSAGAAGHPSGDPPLGPVQAPKKKKVRFSMAVPSPEEPGSGETSGPPSPATARPSAPRTAVGGRGGPGGWDAMAVGPRSPQPRILKHVPPPSPSASVGHRPGSSFAVTLPEAYEFFFCDTIEEEDEDAEEVAEADQALAEVQWPDMCEFFFQDRRAQRSGHWGGHSVAQPPQADPVPTLPPGDPVPISIPEAYEHFLGEDSSGGMLELAALLQLQATEPPGLVPWGMGHGTPPEPTPDTAEQCSWAVRQAGEPRDPLTSFTFGQDDMCLVFVAFATWAMRTSDLHTPDAWKTVLLASIGTISAIHCFRRQAGQGRPSRSRSRSHFADFPILVLSDLTCSDPH from the exons ATGGAAAACTTCCAGTACAGCATCCAGTTGAGTGACCAGGACTGGGCTGAGTTTTCGGCCGCAACGGAGGAGTGTGGCCTCCTGCAGGCCAGCCTGGCCTCTGGGGATGAGCTCTTGTCCGGTGACATTGACCAAGGGGACAGCAGTGGCAGCAGTCCTCCTGCGCCTCCACCCCTTCTCGAGGGGCAGCCAGCTtccagggggaggggctgccctGGCTTCAAGGAGGAGGACAAGGCAGCTACCCGGTCGCTGGTCAGCAGGTCTTGGCGTGAGCCTGTCTTGGCCCTGGGGGCTGATCAGCAGACACCTAGCACGTCCGCACGGTCAGAAGCTTTGCTGTCCCTCAGATCTGACGCTGCCCCCCTAGGCCAGAGCTTGTCCCTTCTAGGGCCAGTGTCTTCCAGAGACAAGATGCAGAGGCTTCTGCAGGGGCCAGCCCCCCAGGGCCCTGTCCCTAGTCCACCTGGTGAGCCTCCCCAGAGCTCTGAGTCTCCTGGCTGCAGCACAGCTCCCCAGAAGCCCCCTGGAACCCCGCCACGCAGCCCTAGCCGAAAGAAGAGGCATGCTGCTGGAGCCAAGGGGGGTGGGTGCTTGAGTACCCCAGGCTCTGCTCCCACCCAGCAGGGTTCCCTGCTGCTTGTTGAGGTCAGGCCCAAGGAGGGCCTTGGCCTGGCTGGGTCCAGGGGGAAGGGTCTCTCAGCTGGGACAGCAGAGCAGACAGCAGGAACCGGGCAGGATGAACTGTGTCCAGAGTCTGCAGGAGCCCCTGCACAGGTAACCAGGCAAGGAACAGACCCGGATCTGTCTACTATGTCCGAGGAAGGTACAAACCTACTCAGCATGACCCCCGGAGCTGAGCTACACACTGTGTCCACACCTGCCCAGGAGACTCATCCAGATATCTCAATGGCTAAGTCAGATGCAGCTCTGTCTACACCTGCCTCCAAGCTTCAACCTGACACACCTCTGTTTACACCTGCCTCCAAGTCTAGGCTGGACACGGACCTGCCTATGGTAGGCCCAGTGGTTAAGCAGGAGGTGGATTTATCTACACTTGTTCCACCTCACCTTGTTTCCAAGGCCCAATCTGACGTGGATGTGTCAACACCTGCTCCCATTCCCCAGGCGGGGCCTGACGTGGTGAAGGTGGAGGTTGCCCCAACGGCCAAGCCATGTTTGAGCCCTGTTGTGTCTCCAGGAGGACACCgagagaagcccagagaggagCCTTCAGCAGGTGCCGCTGGACATCCTTCAGGGGATCCCCCACTAGGCCCTGTCCAAGCACCCAAGAAGAAGAAAGTGCGATTTTCCATGGCTGTGCCCAGCCCTGAGGAGCCAGGTTCAGGAGAGACCTCAGGCCCACCCTCACCAGCCACAGCCCGGCCCTCAGCCCCCAGGACAGCAGTGGGGGGCCGAGgggggcctggaggctgggaCGCCATGGCAGTTGGGCCCCGGTCTCCCCAGCCTCGGATCCTCAAACACgtgcctcccccttccccctctgcttcaGTGGGGCACAGGCCCGGGAGCAGCTTTGCAGTGACCCTCCCAGAGGCCTATGAGTTCTTTTTTTGTGACACTAttgaggaggaagatgaagatgCTGAGGAGGTGGCAGAAGCTGACCAGGCTCTGGCCGAAGTACAGTGGCCAGACATGTGTGAATTCTTCTTCCAGGACCGTCGAGCCCAGAGGTCTGGGCACTGGGGGGGCCACTCTGTGGCCCAACCCCCACAGGCTGACCCTGTGCCAACCCTTCCACCTGGAGACCCTGTGCCCATCTCCATCCCCGAGGCCTATGAACACTTCCTTGGGGAGGACTCATCGGGGGGCATGCTGGAGCTGGCTGCCCTTCTCCAGCTACAGGCCACAGAGCCCCCCGGCTTGGTCCCCTGGGGCATGGGGCATGGTACCCCACCAGAGCCTACCCCAGACACAGCAGAGCAGTGCAGTTGGGCAGTCAGGCAAGCAG GGGAGCCCCGAGATCCTCTCACCTCATTTACCTTCGGCCAGGATGACATGTGCCTGGTGTTTGTGGCCTTTGCCACCTGGGCTATGAGAACATCAGACCTGCATACCCCAGATGCCTGGAAAACAG